A stretch of the Gammaproteobacteria bacterium genome encodes the following:
- a CDS encoding polyisoprenoid-binding protein has protein sequence MLKPLLISSAIALPFASIAAPVTYTIDPTHTYPYFAVSHLGFSTMQGRFNKTQGSIVIDQEAKTGSVNIVIDAESIDTGFKKRDDHLRSPDFLNAVEFSEIVYESTKVTIDGDTATVEGELTIAGTTKAVTLDVSKISCGIHPFNKKEVCGFDASATISRADFGITYGSPAIGDTLELTFAVEGIK, from the coding sequence ATGTTAAAACCACTACTTATTAGTAGCGCGATCGCCCTACCCTTTGCCTCTATCGCAGCACCAGTCACCTATACCATCGATCCAACTCATACCTACCCCTATTTCGCAGTGAGCCATCTTGGTTTTTCCACTATGCAAGGCCGTTTTAATAAAACGCAAGGCAGTATTGTTATCGATCAAGAAGCTAAAACGGGTTCCGTTAACATTGTTATCGATGCTGAATCTATTGACACAGGCTTTAAAAAACGTGACGACCATCTACGTTCGCCTGATTTTCTTAACGCAGTCGAATTCTCTGAAATAGTTTATGAATCAACCAAGGTCACTATCGACGGTGATACCGCAACGGTTGAAGGTGAACTAACCATTGCCGGCACAACGAAGGCTGTAACCTTAGATGTCAGCAAAATTAGCTGTGGCATCCATCCCTTTAACAAAAAAGAAGTCTGCGGCTTCGATGCATCAGCAACCATTAGCCGTGCAGATTTTGGCATAACCTATGGTAGCCCAGCTATCGGAGACACTCTTGAACTTACATTTGCGGTAGAAGGCATTAAGTAA
- a CDS encoding type 1 glutamine amidotransferase gives MRIHTLQHIAFEGLAHIGNWLEQTTHQVSTTHFYQDSHLPQQNEFDALIIMGGPMGIYDDQQYPWLKRERKFIKQAIVDKKPVLGICLGSQFIADALGAKVYANAQKEIGWFDLKKTDSTSIFDKHLPERFTALHWHGDTFDLPRGAIQLLSSEACQNQAFSFNDHVLALQFHLEMTPSSVNNIVTACAHELVTGQFIQDATTITSTQEHYSASQSLMEKLLAQLTHHLQ, from the coding sequence ATGCGTATTCATACCCTGCAACATATTGCCTTTGAAGGTCTAGCCCATATAGGTAATTGGCTTGAGCAGACTACGCATCAAGTCAGCACGACTCATTTTTATCAGGATAGCCACCTGCCACAACAAAATGAATTTGATGCGCTCATTATTATGGGTGGCCCAATGGGTATTTATGATGACCAGCAGTATCCATGGCTAAAACGGGAACGAAAATTTATCAAACAAGCCATCGTGGATAAGAAACCCGTACTCGGCATTTGCCTCGGCTCACAGTTTATTGCCGACGCTTTAGGCGCCAAGGTCTATGCCAATGCACAAAAAGAAATTGGCTGGTTTGACCTAAAGAAAACGGATAGCACTAGCATTTTTGATAAGCATCTACCCGAACGCTTTACCGCGCTGCACTGGCATGGTGATACATTTGACTTGCCTAGGGGAGCGATACAATTACTATCGAGTGAAGCGTGTCAAAATCAGGCCTTCAGTTTTAACGACCATGTTCTGGCATTACAATTTCATTTAGAAATGACGCCATCCAGCGTTAATAATATTGTTACCGCCTGCGCGCATGAATTGGTTACTGGCCAGTTTATTCAAGATGCCACAACAATTACAAGCACCCAAGAACACTATTCGGCATCACAATCCTTAATGGAAAAACTGCTGGCTCAGCTAACTCACCACCTTCAATAA
- a CDS encoding rhodanese-like domain-containing protein, translating into MRYIFFLISIVLIPAACTVDQSDTASSNGSATTFTQPNEASEWRVQHVKAPAAQRLITDQPNIIVLDVRTSKEYSAGHISDSKNIDFYQEDFADKLSQLDKSAVYLLHCKSGGRSSKALKVMEDLGFENVYHLDGGFDAWKEAGLAAAA; encoded by the coding sequence ATGCGTTATATTTTTTTTCTTATATCAATTGTATTGATACCCGCAGCTTGTACTGTAGATCAGTCAGATACAGCGTCTTCTAATGGCAGCGCAACGACGTTTACCCAACCAAATGAGGCGAGTGAGTGGCGTGTGCAGCACGTCAAAGCGCCTGCAGCGCAACGCTTGATCACAGATCAGCCGAATATTATTGTGCTCGATGTGAGAACGTCAAAAGAATATAGTGCAGGGCATATTTCTGACAGCAAAAATATCGATTTTTACCAAGAAGATTTTGCTGATAAATTGTCTCAACTTGATAAATCGGCAGTGTATTTATTGCATTGCAAATCAGGCGGGCGCAGCTCAAAAGCGCTTAAGGTGATGGAGGATTTGGGTTTCGAAAATGTTTATCATCTTGATGGTGGGTTTGATGCCTGGAAAGAGGCAGGCTTAGCTGCTGCTGCCTGA
- a CDS encoding multicopper oxidase domain-containing protein, producing the protein MSIAFFLSYSPRIQASPEHQSDPHYSHKVIEKEGKRTHQITMTAMENEIEIDNAGKIKYAAMTFNGTMPGPTVRVTEGDIVEFTLINPKTNAFAHSMDFHAAIVDVLDEFSAVNPGETKKFTFEANYAGLFLYHCGASPMPMHISRGMFGVIMVDPKEGFTKDFPKPDREYFIVQSQFWPDPLNIDGMMENTGWSKTLINGKAFHYSPVHDSDSKLVLQSKPGELVRIHYVNANINNVASMHPIAGIWDRVYINGSPKNILYDMQTHLVPVSGSASYDIVSPTGRSTNNAIVDHNMSSAMRGGITVLMNKPDADPEAGRGDIENMLLRVKN; encoded by the coding sequence ATGTCAATTGCATTTTTTTTATCTTACTCGCCTCGAATACAAGCAAGCCCAGAACATCAATCCGATCCGCATTACAGCCATAAGGTGATTGAAAAAGAGGGTAAGCGAACCCATCAGATCACGATGACTGCAATGGAGAATGAGATTGAAATCGATAATGCTGGAAAAATTAAATACGCCGCTATGACCTTTAATGGCACCATGCCAGGGCCTACCGTTCGCGTGACTGAGGGTGATATTGTTGAGTTCACTCTCATCAACCCGAAAACAAATGCTTTCGCTCATTCTATGGACTTCCATGCTGCTATCGTCGATGTCCTTGATGAGTTCAGTGCCGTTAACCCAGGTGAAACCAAAAAATTTACCTTCGAAGCGAACTATGCCGGTCTATTCCTCTATCACTGTGGTGCCAGCCCAATGCCAATGCACATATCACGTGGCATGTTCGGCGTTATTATGGTTGATCCTAAAGAAGGCTTTACCAAAGACTTTCCAAAACCTGATCGTGAATATTTCATTGTTCAATCGCAGTTTTGGCCAGATCCGCTTAATATCGACGGTATGATGGAGAACACTGGCTGGTCAAAAACACTGATCAATGGTAAAGCCTTCCACTACAGTCCTGTACATGACTCAGACTCAAAGCTGGTCTTGCAATCAAAGCCTGGTGAGTTGGTTCGTATCCATTACGTCAATGCCAACATCAACAACGTTGCAAGTATGCATCCGATAGCTGGTATATGGGATCGTGTTTACATTAACGGTAGCCCTAAAAATATTCTCTACGATATGCAAACACATTTAGTGCCAGTATCAGGTTCAGCCAGCTACGATATCGTTTCACCCACTGGTCGTTCTACTAACAACGCTATTGTCGATCACAATATGAGCTCGGCAATGCGCGGTGGCATTACGGTATTGATGAATAAGCCCGATGCCGACCCTGAGGCTGGCCGTGGCGACATCGAAAATATGTTACTAAGAGTGAAAAACTAA
- a CDS encoding Rrf2 family transcriptional regulator — protein MQLTQYTDYSLRVLIYLGIHRGRLSTITEISESYQISRNHLVKVVHQLGAQGLIDTVRGKGGGIRLASSPDEINIGDVVRRFENLALVECFSANDSCVISPSCRLRSVLQEAMRGFMDVLDHYTLKDLLANQKKMKDLLKVVS, from the coding sequence ATGCAACTAACCCAATACACTGATTATTCGCTGCGTGTCCTTATTTATCTGGGGATACATCGTGGTCGACTTTCTACCATTACTGAGATATCAGAGAGCTATCAAATATCTCGTAATCATTTAGTGAAAGTTGTACACCAACTTGGAGCGCAAGGGCTAATTGATACAGTGAGAGGCAAAGGTGGTGGCATTCGTCTCGCGAGCTCACCTGATGAGATCAATATTGGTGATGTAGTAAGACGTTTTGAGAACCTAGCATTAGTAGAGTGTTTCTCTGCCAACGATAGCTGTGTAATTAGTCCTTCATGCCGTTTGCGTAGTGTGTTACAAGAAGCAATGCGTGGTTTTATGGATGTGTTAGATCATTACACACTGAAAGATTTGCTTGCCAATCAGAAAAAAATGAAAGACTTATTGAAGGTGGTGAGTTAG
- a CDS encoding DUF2796 domain-containing protein, with the protein MQKQLTSIFSLFFLCISSVAMADHVSDDKVDDILLTKGHARMIVFVSGSSIEIEFYTPTINMLNFEGMPSNEFQQAEFDEAVAWLAEVDNVLTLADVAKCTAVVAEVNSSIVDSKAKVDNTKHVEFDAYYVLQCQELSELDDITVNLFAKYPAVKEIFTKKQGIGKMKRGKLSSTNSSISL; encoded by the coding sequence ATGCAAAAGCAGTTAACCTCAATTTTTTCTCTATTTTTTTTATGTATTTCAAGTGTGGCAATGGCGGATCATGTCAGCGACGATAAGGTAGATGACATCCTTTTGACCAAGGGTCATGCGCGTATGATTGTTTTTGTTAGTGGTAGCAGTATTGAAATAGAGTTCTATACACCAACCATTAACATGCTAAATTTTGAAGGTATGCCAAGCAATGAATTTCAGCAAGCAGAATTTGATGAGGCCGTCGCTTGGCTTGCGGAAGTAGATAATGTATTGACTTTGGCCGATGTAGCGAAATGCACGGCAGTCGTTGCAGAAGTGAACTCTTCAATTGTTGATAGCAAAGCCAAAGTGGATAACACAAAGCATGTTGAGTTTGACGCTTATTATGTACTGCAATGCCAAGAGCTATCAGAACTTGATGACATCACTGTCAATTTATTTGCGAAGTATCCTGCGGTTAAAGAAATTTTCACCAAGAAACAAGGGATAGGTAAAATGAAACGCGGAAAACTAAGCTCAACTAATAGCAGCATTAGTTTGTAA